A stretch of Desulfotignum phosphitoxidans DSM 13687 DNA encodes these proteins:
- a CDS encoding UbiD family decarboxylase — translation MKFCSLKQCVAFLEQEKELIHIRESVDPHLEMAEITRRVFDAGGPALLFENVNGSPFPALSNLYGTWQRTLKIFEPQLEQVKALVDMTSDPMQAVRSLGRGFKAGMALARSLPLPVQKNRTLTQMTRIDQLPQITCWPGDGGAFLLLPQVFSLDPDSDSVLQSNLGMYRIQLSGNDYPPNEEIGLHYQLHRGIGVHHQKALEKNRPLKVSIFIGGPPAHALAAVMPLPEGMPEIAFAGALAGRNFRYFRHNGFVLSTDADFCITGWVMPHQTRPEGPFGDHLGYYSNVHEFPCIRVASVWHRPGAIFPFTVVGRPPREDSHFGRLIHEITRNAVAKALPGVTAVNAVDAAGVHPLLLAKARERYLPYDAPMPRELLTHAHAILGKGQLSLAKYLFICAHEDDPGLDVNDEKQFLMHVLERVDFSRDLHFVTCTTMDTLDYSGQQINQGSKLVMAAAGPVKRRLGPTLPVQFSLPDGFSHAVMAAPGIAVIQGPAFTSYPRARQQISPVKKYLETLGDASGLALVVVVDDARFCADTFDNFLWVTFLRSNPSHDIYGIKERTLHKHWGCQAPLVIDARSKPFHAAPLVPDPEVALRVDRMACKGGPLFKIL, via the coding sequence ATGAAATTTTGCAGTTTGAAACAATGTGTGGCCTTTCTGGAACAGGAAAAAGAACTGATTCACATCCGTGAATCCGTGGACCCGCATCTGGAAATGGCGGAGATCACCCGGCGGGTGTTTGACGCAGGCGGACCAGCTCTTTTGTTTGAAAATGTCAACGGGTCGCCGTTTCCGGCCCTTTCCAACCTGTACGGCACCTGGCAGCGGACCCTGAAAATTTTTGAACCCCAGCTGGAACAGGTCAAGGCCCTGGTGGATATGACGTCTGACCCCATGCAGGCGGTCAGATCTTTGGGCCGGGGATTCAAGGCCGGTATGGCCCTGGCCCGGTCTTTGCCTTTGCCGGTTCAAAAAAACCGGACACTGACCCAGATGACCCGGATCGACCAGCTGCCCCAGATCACTTGCTGGCCGGGGGACGGCGGGGCATTTTTGCTGCTGCCCCAGGTGTTTTCTCTGGACCCGGATTCGGACTCCGTGCTGCAATCCAATCTGGGCATGTACCGGATTCAGTTGTCCGGCAACGATTATCCGCCCAATGAAGAAATAGGCCTGCACTATCAGCTGCACCGGGGCATTGGGGTTCATCATCAGAAAGCACTGGAAAAAAACAGGCCGTTGAAAGTGAGCATTTTTATCGGCGGGCCCCCGGCCCATGCCCTGGCAGCGGTCATGCCTCTGCCGGAAGGGATGCCCGAGATTGCCTTTGCCGGGGCTCTGGCCGGGCGCAATTTCAGATATTTTCGGCACAACGGGTTTGTACTGTCCACAGATGCGGATTTCTGTATCACCGGATGGGTGATGCCCCATCAGACCCGGCCGGAAGGCCCGTTCGGCGATCATCTGGGGTATTATTCCAATGTTCACGAATTTCCCTGTATCCGGGTGGCATCGGTGTGGCACCGGCCAGGCGCGATTTTTCCGTTTACCGTGGTGGGACGTCCCCCCAGAGAGGACAGTCATTTCGGCCGGCTCATCCATGAAATTACCCGGAATGCCGTGGCCAAAGCCCTGCCCGGTGTGACCGCGGTCAATGCCGTGGATGCGGCCGGTGTGCATCCGTTGCTTTTAGCCAAAGCCAGGGAACGATACCTGCCCTATGACGCGCCCATGCCAAGAGAACTGCTCACCCATGCCCATGCCATTTTAGGCAAAGGCCAGCTGTCTTTGGCCAAATACCTTTTCATCTGCGCCCATGAAGATGATCCCGGCCTGGATGTGAACGATGAAAAACAGTTTCTGATGCATGTGCTGGAACGGGTGGATTTTTCCAGAGACCTGCATTTTGTCACTTGCACCACCATGGATACCCTGGATTATTCGGGACAGCAGATCAACCAGGGATCCAAGCTGGTGATGGCCGCGGCCGGACCTGTTAAGCGGCGTCTCGGCCCGACCCTGCCGGTTCAGTTTTCATTGCCGGACGGATTTTCCCATGCTGTGATGGCAGCCCCGGGAATTGCCGTTATCCAGGGGCCGGCGTTCACTTCCTATCCCAGGGCCAGACAGCAGATCAGTCCGGTGAAAAAATATCTGGAAACCCTGGGAGACGCATCCGGCCTGGCTTTAGTGGTGGTGGTGGATGATGCCCGGTTTTGCGCAGACACGTTTGATAATTTTTTGTGGGTGACGTTTCTGCGGTCCAACCCGTCCCATGACATTTACGGCATAAAGGAAAGAACCCTGCATAAGCACTGGGGGTGCCAGGCCCCGCTGGTCATTGACGCCCGCAGCAAACCCTTTCATGCAGCCCCGCTGGTACCGGACCCGGAAGTGGCTTTGCGGGTGGACCGGATGGCCTGTAAAGGCGGTCCGCTGTTCAAGATCCTGTGA
- the murJ gene encoding murein biosynthesis integral membrane protein MurJ produces MKTAAPSIFKKIGVASFIMMASVFASRVIGLVREMAIAWAGGADAGVDAYQIAFALPEILNHVVASGFLSITFIPVFARYITRGDEKQGFEVFSLVFNGFGLILVTGIATGMIWTPFFVHLLAPGITDPATFALAVRMTRIILPAQFFFFAGGLFMAVQFTKEKFFIPALAPLIYNLGIICGGVFLYPHIGMEGFAWGVLGGAFAGNFLLQMAGAARQGLRFRFYINFFHPDFIHYVKITLPFMVGLTVTFSTEILMKLFGSFLPTGHIAAMNYALRIMFILVGFFGQAIGMASYPFMAGIAAAGDMDRLNHIINQTLKFIFLVIPFSVLFIVLRYEIVMILFQRGAFDAHATHLTANILPFFMAGAFAFSAQTFVARGFYALENTLYPAVVSTLCMLAGLPVIYGCMKVFGVTGVASGLSLTVIVSSFALYGSWNRKTRNPGDTGVYLFLVKLSLASLVMGGILSGIHQMLTRLMPPTAFVPAMIICIVTGLVFLMLMPVAARLLRIPEIMTFYEKTARRLLSWQKKPPRS; encoded by the coding sequence ATGAAGACTGCGGCCCCTTCCATATTCAAAAAGATCGGCGTGGCATCGTTTATCATGATGGCGTCCGTGTTTGCCAGCCGGGTCATCGGGTTGGTGCGGGAAATGGCCATTGCCTGGGCCGGCGGCGCAGACGCCGGGGTGGATGCCTACCAGATCGCTTTTGCCCTGCCGGAAATTCTCAATCATGTGGTGGCCAGCGGGTTTCTGTCCATCACTTTTATCCCGGTGTTTGCCCGGTATATCACCCGGGGAGACGAAAAACAGGGATTTGAGGTGTTTTCCCTGGTGTTCAACGGGTTCGGCCTGATCCTGGTCACAGGCATTGCCACAGGGATGATCTGGACCCCGTTTTTTGTCCATCTGCTGGCACCGGGCATCACGGATCCGGCCACTTTTGCTCTGGCCGTGCGCATGACCCGCATCATCCTGCCGGCCCAGTTTTTCTTTTTTGCCGGGGGCCTGTTCATGGCCGTGCAGTTCACAAAAGAAAAATTTTTCATCCCGGCGTTAGCCCCGCTGATCTATAATTTAGGCATCATCTGCGGCGGGGTGTTTTTGTACCCGCATATCGGTATGGAAGGATTTGCCTGGGGGGTTTTAGGGGGTGCGTTTGCCGGCAATTTTCTTTTACAGATGGCCGGTGCCGCCAGACAGGGATTGCGGTTCCGGTTTTACATCAATTTTTTTCATCCGGATTTCATCCATTATGTGAAAATCACCCTGCCTTTTATGGTGGGGCTCACCGTCACTTTTTCCACGGAAATCCTGATGAAGCTGTTTGGATCTTTTCTGCCCACCGGCCACATTGCCGCCATGAACTATGCCCTGCGCATCATGTTCATTCTGGTGGGATTTTTCGGCCAGGCCATCGGCATGGCATCTTATCCCTTTATGGCCGGTATTGCAGCCGCCGGAGACATGGACCGCCTCAACCACATCATCAACCAGACATTGAAATTCATTTTTCTGGTGATCCCGTTTTCCGTGCTCTTTATTGTCCTGCGGTATGAAATCGTGATGATCCTGTTTCAGCGGGGCGCCTTTGATGCCCATGCCACCCACCTCACCGCAAACATCCTGCCGTTTTTCATGGCCGGGGCCTTTGCTTTTTCCGCCCAGACCTTTGTGGCAAGAGGGTTCTACGCCCTGGAAAACACCTTGTATCCTGCGGTGGTATCCACCTTGTGCATGCTGGCCGGTTTACCGGTAATTTATGGATGCATGAAAGTGTTCGGCGTCACCGGTGTGGCATCGGGACTGTCTTTGACGGTGATTGTGTCCTCATTTGCCCTGTATGGGTCCTGGAATCGAAAAACCCGGAATCCCGGCGATACCGGCGTATACCTGTTTCTGGTCAAACTGAGCCTGGCCAGTCTGGTCATGGGAGGGATTCTTTCGGGTATCCACCAGATGCTGACCCGCCTGATGCCGCCCACCGCATTTGTCCCGGCAATGATAATCTGCATTGTCACCGGACTGGTGTTCCTAATGTTGATGCCGGTGGCGGCCAGGCTGCTGCGCATCCCTGAAATCATGACTTTTTATGAAAAAACAGCAAGGAGACTGCTTTCATGGCAAAAGAAACCACCCCGGTCCTGA
- a CDS encoding DEAD/DEAH box helicase, translated as MSLSEYIQSLKAYKGFAGDIVCHRTLDPVPARYAGSLPGFSHDLSLLLEDLGISRLYSHQQTAMDRILSGSHTVIATPTASGKSLVYNLPVVDRLLTDPSATALYLFPLKALARDQLGTVQDLLVRARSLEPDLPVLKAAVYDGDVTSHHKAKIRRDPPQVLLSNPEMLHLAMLPHHHLWEAYFRRLAFVVVDEVHTYRGVMGSHMAWVFRRLVRICRYYGATPVFVFCSATIANPGDLCRRLTGLDVGVVDRAGAPAGKKEVVLMRGMDGAAQTAIALIHAALHRNLRTIVYTQSRKITELIAIWASQRAKKMRDKISAYRAGFLPEERREIETRLATGDLLCVVSTSALELGIDIGNLDLCILVGYPGTIMSTWQRAGRVGRDGSQSALVLIAHEDALDQYFMNHPDVFFDMPPETALINPDNPVICKAHLVCAAADLALKKGEPMLMPDPGASDQPTFDRQKTNRKTAAAGPVQAALQKLEASGKLLRSVNNDIWYAAQKSPHREVNLRGTGRTIPIFLENTRRSLGEIDRYRAFFDTHEGAVYLHQGKSYVVTRFDHEKGSVEVIPKEVNYYTRARSSKATQIIEILDSKIVKATRVGFGRLRITEQVTGYDRKLVATGRSIGMVPLDLPPLTFDTRGLWIQIPDEIRDRLESDRMHFMGGIHAMEHAAIGIMPLLVMTDRNDLGGISIPFHDQVQTAAVFVYDAVPGGLGLCRRAFEHADRFLHATLETITSCPCTTGCPACVHSPKCGSGNRPIDKHAARQILECIISGSAGPAKFQLPDLPAAAVERNEHPVTLTAGAEDLPGAGIHTRVQEISLQKNAFLRYGVLDIETRRSAAEVGGWNKAENMGVSCAVLYDSHSGRFHDYSQDQVPALCEHLSLLDRVVGFNLIRFDYKVLAGLSDFDFYRLPTLDILMKVHEVLGYRLSLDHLAQNTLGAKKSADGLMALQWWQQGEMDKIIEYCTQDVRVTRDLYRFGRDNRFLIFTNKAGHQVRVPVSW; from the coding sequence CGGATTTTGTCGGGTTCCCACACCGTGATTGCCACGCCCACGGCCTCGGGCAAAAGCCTGGTGTACAATCTGCCTGTGGTGGACCGGCTCTTGACGGATCCGTCTGCCACGGCCCTGTATCTGTTTCCGTTAAAAGCCCTGGCCCGGGATCAGCTGGGCACGGTGCAGGACCTGCTGGTGCGGGCCAGAAGCCTTGAACCGGATCTGCCGGTGCTGAAAGCGGCCGTGTATGACGGGGATGTAACTTCCCATCACAAGGCCAAAATCCGGCGGGATCCGCCCCAGGTGCTGTTGTCCAATCCGGAGATGCTGCACCTGGCCATGCTGCCCCACCATCATCTGTGGGAGGCGTATTTCCGGCGCCTGGCCTTTGTGGTAGTGGATGAAGTGCACACGTACCGGGGGGTGATGGGGTCCCACATGGCCTGGGTGTTCCGGCGCCTGGTGCGCATCTGCCGGTATTATGGGGCAACGCCGGTGTTTGTGTTCTGCTCGGCCACCATTGCCAACCCGGGCGATTTGTGCCGCCGGCTTACGGGTCTGGATGTGGGGGTGGTGGACCGGGCCGGGGCTCCGGCCGGGAAAAAAGAGGTGGTGCTCATGCGGGGCATGGACGGGGCAGCCCAAACCGCCATCGCCCTGATCCATGCGGCCCTGCACCGGAATCTGCGCACCATTGTATATACCCAGTCCAGAAAAATAACCGAACTGATCGCCATCTGGGCATCCCAGCGGGCCAAAAAAATGAGGGACAAAATCAGTGCCTACCGGGCCGGGTTCCTGCCCGAAGAACGGCGGGAGATTGAAACCCGGCTGGCCACAGGCGATCTGTTGTGCGTGGTGTCCACATCGGCCCTGGAGCTGGGCATCGATATCGGGAACCTGGATCTGTGCATCCTGGTGGGGTATCCGGGCACCATCATGTCCACCTGGCAGCGGGCCGGCCGGGTAGGGCGGGACGGCAGCCAATCCGCTTTGGTGCTCATCGCCCATGAGGATGCCCTGGACCAGTATTTCATGAACCATCCGGACGTGTTCTTTGACATGCCTCCGGAAACTGCACTCATCAACCCGGACAATCCCGTGATCTGCAAGGCCCACCTGGTGTGCGCGGCCGCCGATCTGGCCCTGAAAAAAGGGGAACCCATGCTGATGCCGGATCCGGGCGCATCGGATCAGCCAACTTTCGACCGGCAGAAAACCAATCGAAAAACGGCAGCAGCCGGCCCTGTCCAGGCGGCCCTTCAAAAACTGGAAGCCTCCGGCAAGCTGCTGCGCAGTGTGAACAACGACATCTGGTATGCGGCCCAAAAAAGTCCCCACCGGGAAGTGAACCTGCGGGGCACGGGCCGAACCATTCCCATCTTTCTGGAAAATACCCGCCGGAGTCTGGGAGAGATCGACCGGTACCGGGCATTTTTCGACACCCATGAGGGGGCCGTGTACCTGCACCAGGGCAAATCCTATGTGGTGACCCGGTTCGACCATGAAAAAGGCAGCGTGGAGGTGATCCCCAAAGAGGTGAACTACTACACAAGGGCACGGTCTTCCAAAGCCACGCAGATCATTGAGATTCTGGACAGCAAAATTGTGAAAGCCACCCGGGTGGGGTTCGGCCGGCTGCGCATCACCGAGCAGGTGACCGGGTATGACCGCAAACTGGTGGCCACGGGCCGGTCCATCGGCATGGTGCCCCTGGATCTGCCGCCGTTGACCTTTGACACCCGGGGGCTGTGGATCCAGATCCCGGATGAGATCCGGGACCGTCTTGAATCGGACCGCATGCATTTCATGGGCGGGATTCATGCCATGGAACATGCCGCCATCGGCATCATGCCGCTTTTGGTGATGACCGACCGGAATGATCTGGGCGGCATCTCTATTCCATTCCATGACCAGGTGCAGACCGCGGCCGTGTTTGTGTACGATGCCGTGCCCGGGGGCTTAGGGCTGTGCCGCCGGGCGTTTGAACACGCAGACCGGTTTCTGCACGCCACCCTGGAGACCATCACGTCCTGCCCCTGCACCACCGGATGTCCGGCCTGTGTGCATTCTCCCAAGTGCGGGTCCGGCAACCGGCCCATTGACAAGCATGCGGCCCGGCAGATTCTTGAATGTATCATTTCCGGGTCGGCCGGTCCGGCAAAATTTCAGTTACCGGATTTGCCGGCGGCTGCGGTTGAACGAAATGAACATCCGGTGACCTTGACTGCCGGGGCAGAAGATCTCCCTGGTGCCGGAATCCACACCCGGGTTCAAGAGATTTCGTTGCAAAAAAACGCATTCTTGCGCTATGGGGTTCTGGACATCGAAACAAGGCGGTCCGCCGCCGAAGTGGGGGGCTGGAACAAGGCGGAAAACATGGGGGTCAGCTGTGCCGTGCTCTATGATTCGCATTCCGGACGGTTCCATGATTATTCCCAGGATCAGGTGCCGGCCCTGTGCGAGCATCTCTCCTTACTGGACCGGGTGGTGGGGTTCAATCTGATCCGGTTTGACTATAAGGTTCTGGCCGGGTTGAGTGATTTTGATTTTTACCGCCTTCCCACCCTGGATATATTGATGAAGGTCCATGAGGTCTTAGGCTACCGCCTGTCTCTGGATCATCTGGCCCAGAACACCCTGGGGGCAAAAAAAAGCGCGGACGGGCTCATGGCCCTGCAATGGTGGCAGCAGGGGGAGATGGATAAAATCATTGAGTACTGCACCCAGGATGTGCGGGTTACCCGGGACCTGTACCGGTTCGGCCGGGACAACCGGTTTCTGATATTTACAAACAAGGCAGGACACCAGGTAAGGGTCCCGGTGTCCTGGTAG
- a CDS encoding SIR2 family NAD-dependent protein deacylase, producing MAKETTPVLTPEIQAHTRTIAEKITAARSVIVFTGAGMSTESGIPDYRSQGGLWDKFTPVYFDAFMSSETARIQYWEMRMDMEKGLKNARPNPGHMSIAQLYETGHLTAVITQNIDGLHQASGIPDEKIIELHGNTRRVRCMSCRTLISWDAAQQMILAGDKAPRCDCGGYLKPDTISFGQAMPEKETRRAAELSLKSDVFIVVGSTLLVQPAALMPGYALDAGAFLAIINLSPTPYDDRCQVLIREKAGPVLADIAARVR from the coding sequence ATGGCAAAAGAAACCACCCCGGTCCTGACCCCGGAGATCCAGGCCCACACCCGGACCATTGCCGAAAAAATCACAGCCGCCCGCAGTGTGATCGTATTCACCGGGGCCGGGATGTCCACGGAAAGCGGCATCCCGGACTACCGGAGCCAGGGCGGGCTGTGGGACAAGTTCACCCCGGTATACTTTGATGCGTTCATGTCCAGCGAAACAGCAAGGATTCAATACTGGGAAATGCGCATGGATATGGAAAAAGGATTGAAGAACGCCCGGCCCAACCCGGGTCACATGAGTATTGCACAGCTTTACGAAACCGGACACCTCACCGCAGTGATCACTCAGAACATTGACGGGCTTCACCAGGCTTCAGGCATCCCGGATGAAAAAATCATCGAACTGCACGGCAACACCCGGCGGGTTCGGTGCATGTCCTGCCGCACCCTGATCTCCTGGGATGCGGCACAACAAATGATCCTGGCCGGCGACAAAGCGCCCCGGTGCGATTGCGGGGGATATCTCAAGCCGGACACCATCTCCTTTGGCCAGGCCATGCCGGAAAAAGAAACCCGGCGGGCTGCTGAGCTGTCCTTGAAAAGTGATGTATTCATCGTGGTGGGCTCCACCCTTCTGGTCCAGCCCGCAGCCCTTATGCCCGGTTATGCCCTGGATGCCGGGGCGTTTCTGGCCATCATCAACCTGTCCCCCACCCCCTATGATGACCGGTGCCAGGTGCTGATCCGGGAAAAAGCCGGCCCGGTCCTGGCCGATATCGCGGCCCGGGTGAGGTGA
- a CDS encoding M48 family metalloprotease encodes MDDTIFQHQKDASLTRRQFLRLSAVLTAAGLLPVWGCAIDPVTGKSQLMMLTADQEVAIDRQQSPFQFSSDYGIVQDRALNQYINQVGKNLVPYTHRPDMPYNFQCVNATYINAYAFPGGSIAVTRGILLSLENEAELASLLGHELGHVNARHTAEQVSKSQLSSLFVSGLAMLADSQAKGLGNLTQQLGALGQGLYLAKYSRDNEREADYLGHEYMVRAGYGSQGFVGLMEMLNTLNKQQPSSAQMLFSTHPMSDERLAASVQRDQGPYSSSQAAPVYRERYMDQTVALRQQKKAIELMQEGEKYLAREKYDAAQTAFSSALKRANDDYAAHVLMAKCQLIQKKNAEAVSYAKAAMNLYPTEPQGHYVAGLAHVGTKQFDRALDNFTRCDQLLPGNPQLTFYKGYSRDKLGQRQAAANDYAAYLKMINYQSNQYSQYAFKRLKEWGYAQ; translated from the coding sequence ATGGATGACACGATTTTTCAGCACCAGAAGGATGCATCGCTGACCCGGCGGCAGTTTCTGAGACTGTCCGCCGTCTTGACCGCAGCCGGTCTGCTTCCGGTCTGGGGGTGTGCCATAGACCCGGTGACCGGCAAATCCCAGCTGATGATGCTGACAGCGGACCAGGAGGTCGCCATTGACCGGCAGCAGTCACCGTTTCAGTTTTCATCGGATTACGGCATTGTTCAAGACCGCGCGTTGAACCAGTATATCAACCAGGTGGGCAAAAATCTGGTGCCCTATACCCACCGGCCGGATATGCCATACAATTTTCAATGTGTGAATGCCACGTATATCAATGCATATGCATTTCCCGGCGGGTCCATTGCCGTGACCCGCGGAATTCTGCTGAGCCTGGAAAATGAAGCCGAACTGGCATCCCTGCTGGGACATGAACTGGGCCATGTCAATGCCCGGCACACAGCGGAACAGGTATCCAAAAGTCAGCTGTCTTCCCTGTTCGTGAGCGGCCTGGCGATGCTGGCGGATTCCCAGGCCAAGGGACTGGGGAATCTGACCCAGCAGCTGGGGGCGTTGGGCCAGGGGCTGTATCTGGCCAAATACAGCCGGGACAATGAGCGGGAAGCCGATTATCTGGGACATGAATACATGGTCCGGGCCGGGTATGGATCCCAAGGATTTGTGGGATTGATGGAAATGCTCAACACCTTGAACAAACAGCAGCCTTCTTCCGCCCAGATGCTTTTTTCCACCCATCCCATGAGTGATGAACGCCTGGCTGCATCGGTGCAGCGGGATCAGGGACCTTATTCCAGCTCGCAAGCTGCACCCGTATACCGGGAACGGTACATGGATCAGACCGTGGCACTGCGGCAGCAGAAAAAAGCCATTGAATTGATGCAGGAAGGAGAAAAATACCTGGCCCGGGAAAAATATGATGCCGCCCAAACCGCTTTTTCATCAGCCCTGAAACGGGCGAATGATGATTATGCGGCCCATGTGCTCATGGCCAAATGCCAGCTGATTCAGAAGAAAAATGCCGAGGCCGTATCCTATGCAAAAGCGGCCATGAACCTATATCCCACAGAACCCCAGGGACATTATGTGGCCGGCCTGGCCCATGTGGGGACAAAGCAGTTCGACCGGGCCCTGGACAATTTTACCCGGTGCGACCAGTTGCTGCCGGGCAATCCCCAGCTGACCTTTTACAAGGGATATTCCCGGGACAAACTGGGACAGCGGCAGGCCGCAGCCAATGATTATGCTGCATACCTGAAAATGATCAATTATCAGTCCAATCAATATTCCCAGTATGCGTTCAAGCGGCTGAAAGAATGGGGATATGCCCAGTAG
- a CDS encoding pyridoxamine 5'-phosphate oxidase family protein — protein sequence MPSSQPKNRFQELIDAVWTMTLATSGETGPWSAPVYYLYREKRFYFFSNPASRHILEGDGRPCAASIFRVHERVDHLEGIQMSGVIHSQKPGIRSAGAAGAYARRFGIPVPGADFLTFFQNAFHARLYAFLPDQVYHMDNRKGFGNREIIQL from the coding sequence ATGCCCAGTAGTCAGCCAAAAAACCGGTTTCAGGAACTGATTGACGCGGTCTGGACCATGACTTTAGCAACGAGTGGGGAAACCGGCCCCTGGTCCGCACCGGTCTATTATCTTTACAGAGAAAAACGATTTTATTTTTTTTCCAATCCCGCTTCCCGGCATATATTGGAAGGTGACGGCCGGCCGTGTGCGGCTTCGATTTTTCGCGTTCATGAACGTGTGGATCATCTGGAGGGAATTCAGATGAGCGGGGTCATTCACTCCCAGAAACCTGGGATCCGGTCGGCAGGCGCTGCCGGGGCATATGCCCGGCGCTTCGGGATCCCCGTGCCCGGCGCGGATTTTCTGACCTTTTTCCAAAACGCATTCCATGCCCGTTTGTATGCGTTTTTACCGGATCAGGTGTATCACATGGATAACCGCAAAGGATTCGGAAACCGGGAGATTATCCAGTTATGA
- a CDS encoding lysophospholipid acyltransferase family protein: MFKRLKFLIYTPAFIWFAYYLVKWYSRTFRLTVENEAVWKTLLHQGAPVLLCTWHQQFFAAIAYFETYAKYHPGLMISQSRDGDLISGVANRVGWHTPRGSSSRGGKSAMAAMIAHINTHQFGAHILDGPRGPAGKIKPGIIRMAHATGARLVPFYVTADRAWFFNSWDRFMVPKPFSRVRIVFEPEIVLEPTLGPDGFEQQRHDLEARFLPRLYQFQT; encoded by the coding sequence ATGTTCAAACGCTTGAAATTTCTGATTTATACCCCGGCGTTCATCTGGTTTGCCTATTATCTGGTCAAATGGTACAGCCGCACGTTTCGGCTCACAGTGGAAAACGAGGCCGTCTGGAAAACCCTGCTGCATCAAGGAGCCCCTGTGCTGCTGTGTACCTGGCATCAGCAGTTTTTTGCCGCCATCGCCTATTTTGAAACCTATGCTAAATATCATCCGGGCCTGATGATTTCCCAAAGCCGGGACGGGGATCTGATTTCCGGGGTGGCCAACCGGGTGGGATGGCACACGCCCAGAGGTTCGTCGTCCCGGGGAGGGAAATCCGCCATGGCTGCCATGATCGCCCATATAAACACCCATCAGTTCGGCGCCCATATCCTGGACGGTCCCAGAGGACCTGCCGGAAAAATCAAGCCCGGCATCATTCGCATGGCTCATGCCACCGGGGCCCGGCTGGTGCCTTTTTATGTGACCGCAGACCGTGCCTGGTTTTTCAATTCCTGGGACCGGTTCATGGTGCCCAAACCTTTTTCCCGGGTGCGCATTGTTTTTGAACCCGAAATCGTGCTCGAACCCACCCTGGGACCGGATGGGTTCGAGCAGCAGCGTCATGATCTGGAAGCCCGGTTTTTGCCCCGGTTGTATCAATTTCAAACATAG